Below is a window of Carettochelys insculpta isolate YL-2023 chromosome 4, ASM3395843v1, whole genome shotgun sequence DNA.
AAATCCCAACTGTGATATACCAGCCTATTACTTGACCATGCTAAAatactgaagaaaaaatacacagtAAAAATGAAGAATAGTGATATAATATCTTGAAAAGTAAATGTATTTCTTCAGACTGTCTTTGGATCTCAGAAGTGAAACACTTTGACAGAAAGCCTTCTCCTCAAATTGAAATATTGCTGCATTCAGTAAACCAAAAACTTACAACTGAAAATAAGAATTAACATTATTGGCTTACATTATGACTCTGACGGCTAGCCTACCATGGCAACTTACTTGGGTAAGTCTATACTTGCCAGAAAATGGATGTGCTGTGGTTAATCTTCCCGAGTTTGATGTTGCGTGTCTTgggaagatgtggcaaaattgacctctctgggctcagccatcaacccctGTAGTCCACACTAGTGCATGTTGTAAGGAATGTCGACGAGAGACTAAAGAGGCTCAGAGTACACTAGGGATGTGTACTCTAGCACTAAGACTACACTAGGGATGTGAACGagcaagttctttagaaagattttttccataagaaggggctctttcgaaagatcccacagaatgtctacacgcaaaaagtgttcttttgaaagtaaataaaaagaatgtggcgctccttttgaaaatgctcttcctttcccgtttcaggaagagcaccccctttcaaaagcatctttcaaaaaaaaccatgtcctcatggggcctgatttttggacccctggcctgttctttcaaacaagtgggggatgtgtggatgctctcttttgaaaggcagatcacttttctgatctgcttttttgtatgtggacagtctcttctgaaagaagttctttcagaagagatcttccagaagagcttctttcgaaagatcattgtggtgtagacgtagcctaggaaagtaagtcaattctgatacatcaattctagctacagaaatGCCACAGCTACAGTTGCATATCTAAagttgacttatttccctagcacAGACTTACCTTTAGACATTGTTGATGGCAGGTCTACACGACAGGGGAAGATCAAATTAAGGTAGGCAATTTCAGGTACAATAATTAAAGCCAAtttaccttaatttgggcttctgcgcCACCCCACTAAGGTAGGTCGATGGGAACCTGCACTTCAGTCAACTCCCCTTACTCCTAAAGAGGGGCAGGAGTACTTTGGTAGATGGCGGCATCCTGTaaattcgatttagcacatccccccCCAGGTGCGCTAAATTAAACTTGGAGACCAAGCACAGCAGGGTTGATCTTACCTATGATACAGATCTACCCTGAGTTTCTCAAGAGAGTGCAAAATCCACAATCCTGAGAGACACAGCTATACTGTCCTAACCCACTATGCAGACAGTGATAGggtaatggaagaattcttccgtgGACCTAACTACAGCCTTCCAGAGAGATGTATTACCTGAACTTAACAAAAATGTGGttagtgtctacactgaagcactaCATGGTGGTTTAAATGCGGATATACCCttagattccaaggccaaaaaGGATCactgtgattatctagtctgacctcctatgcAACACAAACCACAGAACTTTCCCCAAATAATTACtacaatcttgattttaaaaattgtcagtaatGGAGAACCAACCATGATTCTTCATAAATTGTTCCAATCATTAATTACTCTGTCaaaacatttatatttatttccagtctgaatgcgTCTCACTTCAACTTTCAGACACAGGATAGTGTTACAtccttctctgctagactgaagataTCATTAATCAAGATTTGTGCCCCCCATACAGATAtttatagactgtaatcaagttcTCTTACCTGTGTCTTCATTGAGACAGAGTGAGCTCCTTGACCTATCATTTTAAGGCTGGTTAAGGCACTCTAATAATGGTAAGTCCTTGTTTCAGCACTGCAATCCACTAGGTGGACTGCTGCACCTGTGTAATCAAAATGTCAGATCCAGGCCACCATCTGAGGACCCATTATCAGTAAAATATCAGTGGTAAAATATTTCGTTCCTTTTTGGTGCAGTCTTAATTATTGCAGGTGCCTGGTTTCTATTTTCTTCTGTTCTTTAGTAATACTGGGTTTTACCTAGAGACTGGTTTACAGGTCAATATTTTATTACATTAACTATGGAGATTAGGTCGGTgctactttttcttttaaatcactgacaAAAAACTTGTCTACATATTAAAAGTATTGCATATTAAAGTATAATGTGAATTTAaagcagaatagctattctggaataactccttCTATACATGAGCACAGAGTTATACTGATAAAAGGCCTACAGAAGACATTTATACCAGTATAATGGTGCTCCACTTCCCTAATGGCAGTAAACTATACTGCATCCAAACTAAAACAGTTTTGTCACTTTAGCTACACCTGTATAATCAACTAGTCTTGTCAAATTTTCATAAAATTCATCATTGCAAATGTTTAGGGACACATTATTGCCTTTTATCATCACATTGTAATTAAGAAGTTGAAGAGTGGAATAGGAATATGATTCACTATAATGACAACTGGCTACTGTCATGTCACCGAAACCAAAATCTGCCAGTTCAGGTTATGTAAAGTCACGCTATCAACCTTGTAAGAACAAAGTTATGTGCCCTGTTTAAAACAACCAACTTAAAATATAAACACTTCTGACTCAGACTAAAGAAAAGTGATAGAGTATGTTTGAGATTCTGACTCTAGTTTCTgtagaaaagggaaaataataaaaaaaagaaataattataTAAAACCAAAATATTGATTCTGTAACTCATAGATAATGAGCAAAGTATCATAACTGAATACTAGCAATGAACTTAAATGAAGAAACTGTATGACTCTGAGCTCCTAGGAGCTGTCTATCATGCATATATTTTAAGAAACATCTTACCACTTAGGACCTCAAGTTTCCAGTTGTTTTTAATCTGAActtctttgtgtgttttcattaCAATCTGTGCATCTTCAGGAGTTTTAAGCCGAACATGACACTCCGTGTCTCCTTCCAGCATATCAACATAAGCAACATCAGCTACCATTGCCAGAGTATCCTATGGCACAAAAGCGAACTCAGACAAGTTAGCCTGAACAAAAGCAAACAGCAGTATTTTCAAATATTATCCTTTGAAAATCCAAGGTGCATACAAAGGAGTAATGGTATAGGAAATATTCTCTAAAGTCGTTTACGAGGAAGTGAATTTTGTTACATTAATAAATCAATCTGATGTCAAATAATTTCTGGCTAACATATATTGATTTTTGAGAAGAAAAATCTATGAACAGTCACTTTTGACTAGATTGCAGAATTATATAATTTACCACAGAGTTGTATGTGCCCAAGAACTCAAGCCTAGGCTTTATCGATTATGAAACCATGTACCATGTAACTCTTGTAGATGTTCTTTACAGTCTTTAGGgaggatggcagcagcagcagaattacATAATGCAATATCATTTTAATTTCATATACTAGAACaacacaaatatatttatttccacccctaaatattttatttcaggttAGGACTGTGAAGAAATGAAAAAGCTCAATAATGGTGAACAAGTTAGGAAATCAGCACCTGGCACACTACAGTGAATACTGGAGTTCCTCTGATACCAACTGACCCCTGCCTGAAAATTGACAAAAGCAGCTGAAGAATTAAGAGTCTCACACACTCATTCAATCAAATACTTTACCTGATATACTTGCTGTGAGGGAAATTAACTGGGATCACTCATTCCTAGTTAATTTCATTCACAGCAGGTACAGCAAGGAAAATGTTTCTATGCAAGAATTTAGCACTACTTTTAACCCTCCGGCTGCAAGGCAGAATCTTAAAACCATCAGGTCACCTCCACTGACAAGACTGGGTGTGTGGTCCAAACAAAACCTTTTCACCCCAATTTTGGAATTCCCACATAACACGACAAATGACAATAGGAACTCAGTTTGCGTTACCCCAAACATGCAGCAGTCCATGTCACCATTTATTCTTTCTTATCTCAACCAAAAATGCATAAGCTGCATATTGCAGATAATAAAAAAAACGTTGGTCCTCTACCATCTCACAGTGCTACAAATTTGTAAGTTCTCTGTAAACAAAGGTCAAAAAACAAATCCAACCAGCACAAACGTAAGTAACAGCCacacattattttatttatcaaaCTACAGATAAAGATAAATGTAACATAAACAGCATTTTATTAACTACTGTGCGTCACTTAAGGAAACATTTTATCATGATTCTCATTCGGCGAAAATTTTATTGTCCCTCAGGTCCTGTTACtttaataaagtttgtttatctgagtaaaaaaaagtttcagtaaAAAATTATTGGCACTTGACATTATTTTAATAAAGATTACTCTATATTAATCATAATCCCTTTTGCCTTTCCATGTAACTAGCAGTTACACATAACTTAAAcaggtattttgtttgttttcttaacaATACTGAATTCAGCTGATGTTTGTCAGACCTTTCATCACAAGCATGAAGCACTGGTTATGAAGAGAAAAAACTACTCACACCCGATAAATCATAATTTCTTTATAAAGCTTATCTTCATGAGAAACTTGACTTCTCGGGAATAGCTCTTTCTCTGACCAAagatttaatgatttttgtttttgaaataggttctttCAACATGATTCTGTTTTAATTAAATCTTCCATTAATGGGTACTATTCAGAAATATGTATAAAGCTAGTTGCCAGATAGAAATTCAGTGAGTTGTTTAAATGGCATTCCATATTCTGTCTTTTCCAGAGTGGTAAAAGGGGAAAGGATAACAGCTGCCCTGAGGTTACAGACATTACCTTGATGTGTTTCCTGCCTGGTAGGGGTTCGGTGCTAATGATCTTCACAATTACTCCACTCACAAACTGAGGTCCCATTGTGTTTGCTTTCTCAGGGGTGCCAGAGTCTTCATTGGTAGCTGTTAatttggagaggaagagagcATAATGAAATGTCACATATATTAACTTGATGAATATAAAATAACTACAAAAATCACACACAATGCAATAAATATTGCAATGATGGTCATAGGGTGAATGAAACAAGAGGTACCAAACACTGCTGTTGTTGATATATACTTTATTTcaggaagacagagagagagagagagagagagacactttaTTTCTTATTTAGTTATATATATGCTATTGGTTGCAGAAACTAAATATATACTTGGAAAGAAATACTAGGAGGTAGCATAGTGAATGAATCAATTAGAAATCCCTCCTCAACAAAAGGCCTTATATGAATACTTTCACAGTTTCAAAACACAACCTGTGATAAGAATACTTAAATTAATGCTTTGTTTGTTGAAAGGATCTTGGCATCCCAAACTCTGGAATGATCCTGAGAAGCACTAAAAAAGGTTTAGTGCTCCTaacaggagcaggaagcctgtgtATGAAAGCTCATGGGATCGATCCAATGCAACTCAGTAACAATGTATGGCGCTTTATTATTGTTAGGAAAAGGTTTCAGCACAGCTCTTGTGAGCTCATAGGTATAAACACTCACCTTAATCACTAACAAAGTGAATATGCACTAATTTATTTCTGCCACATTTCACTAGTTTTGTAAACCTGTTTGGAACATTATTTACCCCATCTACACTAGCTACAGAAATCATGCATGCATAAATTGAAATATGGGCTCTCTAGACAGGCCCTACAAAGAAGTTATCACAATACATGTGAAATATTATCAAATGAAACTGTCTCAAAAGCCAAAAATTAATTTGTAATCTTCAATTACTGTCTAAATAATTTGCTTATTCACACAATTTACATATCATAATctgtataaataaaatatattttacataaaATAGCTCCTTTAATAGGAAGTGATGTAAATGCTTTATTTCATTCTGCCTTTTCCATTCAGAGAAGTTGGCACACTGTAAAACTACTTTGATATAGATCTATTTGAATATCAAAACTAAAGGACCACCATTGGCATTAAAAACAACACAGATTAAAAAGGCCATTGGAACAACATTTACATTTAACATTTTTTGTTTGAGGATCCTTTTGCACACCACTATCTGTTTCCATCTTCTCTGCACACTCAGATTTGATTTGGGACATTGTTTTCTTTAAGGAAGCCATACTGGCTTTTTGAAGGGCCAAATATTCTTGCTTCAGGTCCATCCATTCACTCCTACATAAGACAAAGATTTAGGAATAAAAATATCAGTGTTGTGTAAAAATAATCAGACTTTTAAAAAAGCCATTATGGACATGAAGACAAAATTATTACTATATTTTGTACTACTGTAGAGTCTGGGATCCTTAGTCATGAGCTagaaccccactgtgctaggtgctgtagaaacgcaaaacaaaaagacagtctctgCCTCCCAAAACTCATCTAAAAGTATAGAGCAACAGAAAACAAATAGGGACATGGGATAGCTCAACACAATATTGGTCAACATGATAGGCAATGGCTTCAGTACATGCACAGCCTGCTATCAAATGTTAAGCATCATGAAAAAGGAAAGTACTGAAGAAGAGGGTTTTGTAGGAGGCTAATGAGGGAGCTTCCAAGCACAGAAAAAAGCACAAGGTGCTTGTCTGAAAGTTTAACAACTGGGAAATGGAGGAGCATCAAGGACAGATTGCAGAGGACAGTCAACACCTTGATAGCAAGTGAGAGTAAGGATATGCTACAATAGGTCTGGAAAGACAGGTAACTTATGTTGAACGCCTTGGAGAAGGAGAGTCAGGTGAGGCATGCAAGAGAGGTTGACAGAGTCTAAATGTCTTGCAAATAAAACACACAAACCATAGCCGATATAAGGAGGCAGATTCTCACTTAGTGCAAATAGGAGCTGTGGTAATACACATCCATTGAGAATCTTCCCTCTTGGAAGTAAATGGCCTCCCATCTTTATTGAGCTGCTTAGGGTTTGGCCGTTATTTGACTAAGTTACAACTGGCCTACAAAATGGACCACAAAATGGCCTAAACGAATTCTGAAAGAATAAAATTGCTAACACATTAAAAGAGACTGCCAAATGCATAACATTCTGAATGCTTTGGTAAATCAGACATAtcatttggaactggaattaAACAGAGCATGGACACTAATTTTTCTCTAGAAAATTCACTGATTTAAAACAAGCAAATGGTTAAACTCACCAAAAAAATCCTACAGAGATAAGAACATTCCTTCCTATTCAAATGcattagagtttaaaaaaaattgcactgcATGGAAGCAATTTATATATTTACATACATTTAACATGGAGATGTTTCTGCAAACAGCTAGAGCTTTGCTCCATAGAAACACAATGCCTATAGTGTCACTGTGAGAACGACTCATTGTTACCCTAATCTGTGCTATCAAACAAGCTGATAGGGGATTTTTAAAGAGGAGGGTATCTTGTGGTAATGGTTTTAGCTGTTAACATTGACAACTGTATACTTCAAAAAGCATCTAGACTCACCCAGGATCATACCTTCTCACAGAGCAAAGacattaaaataacaaaagagCCATGTAATGATTCTTTGAGATAAAAAGGCAACAACCAGTCTGTAGTAAGATACGGTATAAATAGGAGGCTGAGGAGACACTCTTGTGTTAACTTAATTGAAAAGGAAGAGAAGACCATGGGGAATGGGAATGAGACAGGCAAGTAATTCAATGTATTTTATAAtcttctattattattattgtaattaTTATATTACTCTATAAATTTCTATTATGCAATAATAAACAATGTAATATTCTTTTGTTCTATTTGGTGTAGGTGTTCTGAACTTATGGAAAAGGATAGCAAACCCTGCAGAAATACTGGTTTATGTGGACCCCTTCTACTTTAACATGGAGGTGCTTTCTGTGACTATAAAAAGTAAGTGCTTCCATGTTTTAGTAGAGGTGAATCCTGATCTCAGTCCTGCAACAGCCACATGGAAACACAGGAATCGTGCACCTCTACTCTTCTGTCACAGGAATTGGTGGCTGGTAAAAGGAAATACAAGAGGAATAACAAGAGATCAAATGTACCTATTTTGTAAAatctattattattaatattgatttattATAAGTGAGGTATTTAATGACAACTTTTAAAGGAACCCCCCTCCTTTCCTTTAACATGGAGTTACCAGCTGCCTAGAAAAACTAAGTGGTGGATCCCAGTGTCTTGAATTTATCACTTCTAAAAATATCTGCTCAGTAATGATGACAAGTAAAAAACAACCTAAACCCACAACAAAAATACTGTCTGAAGATTACATTTCATATTGTATATTCTATTAAAAACTCTGTACATGCTATATATTGTACGTGCTATATATTCATTAACAAATTCTTGTGTATTTTACAGAAAAAAGAGGAACAACAGAAGTTTGCAGTCTCAGTTTAAAGGACCCCCACTACTTTAATGTGGAAGTACTTGCTTTGCTCCTGAAAAGTAAGTGCTTCCATGTTTTAGTGATGGTGAATCCTGAATTTTCAACTGCAGACCAGCTACAGAAAAAATTTGTGGATACTAAAAGACTTACCATATTGTAATAAGACTGCAGCAAAAACATTCCACGCACTCTAGACATGAACTACAGAAAAATATTGTACCATAGTAATTTAAAACATACTCTGAATGTAGCAATCCTGCTTGTATGAGTTAAGCAGCTCTTAGACTGAATCCATATAAAATTCTCTGAAGGCAAGAAGCAGTCAGTGCTTCAGTTTTCTCCAGCATTAatgaatcacacacacacacacgattaaTTTCCCTCTTAACAGCTGTGCACTCATGAATTAATTACACCCCCAACTCAAAAAATATATTACATAAGCTTATTGTCTTTGTTGTAAAGGACCCCCTCTACTTTAACATGGAAGTACTTGCTGGATGCTTGAAAAAGTAAGTGCTTCCATGTTTTAGTTGTGGTGAATCCTATCTGTTCACTACAGCATCAATGGTACAGCAGAAAATATCAAACACAAGCATAATTCCAACTTGGTCCTTCAGACATGTTTGTATTTGATATTGCAGTATTGTTTTTGTAGAGAGTAACAGCTGTAACTCCAATGAGAAGAGATAATGtgatatatacatatacataaagttcagttttcattttctgtAATGGTGTAAGGTGAATGAACAGCAATTTTTATATGAAAAACAGTACTACCAATTTTTTAAATAAGGTTTTACATAACtaattgtttttatttgaatAGTCTGTTTTGGTTATCTTAAGTTTACTGTAAAATTTCTCTTGTAAAACATTAGATCTTAACTGCAGGCCACTACTGTTGCTAATATGCAACTCTGTTGTAAAAGCTGGAATTGCACTTTAGCAATGGTGATGGACTGCAAGACATACAAAAATAGATTTTACAGGAAATCTAtgtaaagtgggtctgtcccacgaaagctaacctaataaattattttgttagtctttaaagtgccactttactgcttttttgttttcatagtatacagacttgcatggctttctctgttactaattctGGACATGTTAAGTGAAAGAAATGATATTCTCAGATAATTTGCAGTTTATATTTAACACGTAGTTTCATAGGTCAGTATTTTAATAAAGACTGTAAAAACTTTACAAACTCGTGACTTTTATTATGCAGTTATAACACTTGGTATTAATTTAATTTTGCGAACATGAATACATTTAAATTTTGGTTAGTTTTATAAGCAGAAGTTAAACTGCTTATAAACTTCTGCTTTGGGGGATTAATTTGGTCTGTTCACTTGTATACTACAATAAATAACTTTGATCTTAAATTGCAAGGAGGCTCTATATAGTTACTATCCCTTGAGCCtaaatctttaatcatttttgaagGAATCACATTAAATTAAAATGACATAGCAACAAAGCTCAGTTAAAAAGCAGTACTTAAACACTTAGTCCATAAACATACTGCAAGACTCACCAATTATGCTGCACAGATAAATATCAATATGGTTTTCAAATAAACACATTTAATTTTTGTGAAACATTGACAGACAAGGTTCTGTATGGACAGTAGAATCATAGACAAAGCTTTTGCTTTCCATTGATTTGGAAAAAGAAACTTGAGAATAACAAAAGCCTGAATTGGGAGACATCATCTTGATATCCAAACTTAATGCTGTGAGAACTGCAGCCCTTTGTAAAATTTTAGACAGCAAGATtctgtttttcattattttccccATCACTATTCCCAAAACAGTTTTAATTAACACAAAAATTTGACAAGACTTCACATAAGAAAGCCATCTAATGTGTTCATGCAGAGTGATATTAACTAATGTTGACCAAGAGCTTAGAGCAGCTAAATGATTgttaggggaagagagaggagggggtggggaggtaatACTGCCCTCATATTCAAATGGTAGGAGGTACATATAAGAACAAAAATTGAACTTCAGAAACCGTATCTGACGCTATAAAAATATATTAGTTGATGATGTAACATACTTTGAGAGCACTCTCAATGGAATGACCTCCTCTCCCATCTTGTGCCTTTCTTTGTGCTTTTTCTTATgcttcctttttgattttgaaaggGATGTATCTTTCTTCTCAccttctttctcctcttctgtagTAGTTTCTAAATGAAAGACCCAATTGGATTCAACTTGGACAGAtaatatttaaagcaaaaaacATGACACAAATGGCATGCTCATTTATATTGCTAAGCAAGCACTTGATTATAATGAATAAACTTTTCCAAATCTTAACCTTTTTCAATTTTACTTTTTCCTGTTAAACACAGGGAGGTCACTTCTAATTTCCTCAACATATGAAATGTAGTACAAACTCCCACCCAAGTCTATGGTCCATCTATCACATACGATCCTGTTAGTGCTAGTTTATAACTGTGCTGTCATTTAATATGTCAATGCCTAAAAAGCCTTCCTTTTTTCATTCTTGATCAGCTTGCTCTACCCAGATCTTGTACTTCTGTCTGCAGTATCTGCTCACATGGATCACGTGagtccattcattcattcatgtgcCAGTATTAAGGGAGACAACAGCACTAATCTTTTCTCAGAACAGGTAGAAGGTTCAATTCCTTTACACGTCAAACCTTTCCTAGTTTGTCAACCGGGAAGAAAAACAACACAGAATGCAATGGTGTATGTGTTAGACTACTATTCGTCCTCTATTTTGTTTCATCCCAACCCTTCACTCTTTTCTCCACTGAGCACTGGCGTTTTTTGTTTTACATTCACAAAATTAAAGATAGTGCACTCTACTGATTTCTTCATCTTAGAGTCTTTATTCTTTTAATCCACCTATAAACTAATTGACCACTCTTTTCCTCTCCACGCCCCTTCTAGATCACATCAAACCCATCTCCCACCCTGTAAATAAAAGAAACTCAACAGATTTCCAGCAATAGTTTATGTCTCCACACTTTTTCCCCCTTACCAGTAGCATAAGACACTATTCTATTTCCCATAATCTGTTCCCTGTCACAATCAAAAGTGGGGTAATCAATAGGCAGACTGCAGGCCAAATCTGGAAGACCAGAAACTGTTGAACAGAtcacaacatttttatttaatcatTATCTTGTCTGGACCTTGATTTTATATTGGTCAAGAAATTTAAACCTTGGCAAAAAGTAACTTGACTACTctgaacaaaagtgattttatcaCCCTCCTCCTGCAATGCTCTCCCAACTAGTTTTCACTTGAGAACTATAATTGTTTCCCCTTTCCCATTTTCCACAGTTGACTGCCACAGATTTGGCAGAGACCTCAAGGTCTCTGCATACACTTGCaggatttatttttattcttaataAAGATGTTTTCTCAACTCTTTGTGGATATCAAATATTTCCCCATATTAAAGCCTGCTGTGGTTCAGGTGGTTAGCCATCTGATCTTAGCTTCTAACCAAGATCCTTATCTTGACATACATTTTTGACATTTTGCATCACTCATTTCTAGTTTTGAAGAGTCTCCAGCATATGCCTTTTCTGGATTTTAATCCTACATATGTAGGTTTTTATATGTGATCTAGGTTTTTGTATGTGGCCTGTCAGCATGGTCTtgagtttttgaagatacacctAATTTTAATGGCCCTTCTCCTGCCCCTACAAgatctgacaaaacaaaacagcagaaatgtagcactgatCTGATTTGAGACTTCCTTGTAAACCATCTTCATTTCCAATGAGAGCCTCAAAAATTCTCTGGTGTCCCAATGGTCTCTGCTGTTTCCCACCAAACTCATGCCTCTGGATGTCTCAGTGATGACTTTACATTTGACAGCACTTAATGAGCAATGAGATCCAAAGCTACATAATCCTCAGTTCGTTTTCTGAACCCCTCATCTTGCATCTGACAGCCACTGGCCTAAATACTACCAATGAATGCTTCAAGACTGAAGACCTTTTGATAAAAAGTAATTGGTGTCAATGCAAACCCACTTCTCACCATCTCTGAATGCCTGCCAAAATCCATCTTTATTTAATTTTGCTTCTACGCTATAAAAAAAATATAGTTATAACTTTCCATAACATTTTTACCTTTGGAATCTTTTTGATCTTCTGTCGTTTCTTCTTTTGCAGAATGGACATCATCTTTTTGAGCAGTTTTCTTGACCTTTGTGCTTAATGCCTCTACCTCTCCAGAGTTGCTTCTTTTCCTCTTCCCTAGCCCACTTTCCTCAGTTAATGCTGAACTTTCTGTTctatcacatttttttttctctttcttagaAGGTTGCCTGTGGACTCCAGATACTTCCGTTTCCAAGCTCTCTGATGTTGTTCTGTGTCTCTTTGATTTGTTTATTTGTTCTGCAGTAGTGTCCATGTTTGGTTCTTTTGATTCTGCAGCTGACTGTATGCTGCTCTCTTTTTTCATTTTggactttttcttcttcttcttctttttctcttctgtatcaagtaaaacaatatatttaaaactTGGACAAAAATTATTACTCCTGATTAAAGTTCAAAAATTATTATTCCTGATTAAAGATTAGATAAGCAAGACTAACTGTATAGAGGTAGCAAAATATTCCCTCTTTTGAAGCGCTCAAAGTCTGAACCTTAAATTCAGTTTTCAGCTACTGAGAAAGTTGGGATGAGCTTACCCCATAAGACATTTAGGTAACTATAGGTGATCCCCGACTTACGAACACATCGACTTACAACCAACCTCTAGCTCACCCCCCCGtgtgccccagctcacctccccatggggctcccctcccacccctgcagaccCAGCTCTAACCCCCTCTGCTTCAACGCTCCCACTCACCTGGGCCTTGACACCTCCCCCCGTACACTTGGGCCTCAACCCATGTGGCCCCAGATTGCTCAGCACATGCGGTGTTCCAACCTGTCCTCCACTCAAGCACCCTGCCCCGGTACACCCCGTTCAACCCCTCCCtcacctggctcaaccccctcgaTGCTCCagctcaccgccccccccccatgcatctggctCTGACTTCAATctgtgcctggggctccggcTCCCAGCTCACGGTTGGGCTCCAACCCCCCTCCactcaaccccccccccgccccattgcatcccctgttcaaccccccaacctggctcaacccctccctcctgcggccccagttcacccccaccccatgcttggGGCCCCAGCTGTCAGGCGCTGCCAGCGTGTAAAGGGCTCTATCCCCTTCACCAGCTCAAGCAACCCGCGCCTTggttcacccccattcaatcctc
It encodes the following:
- the LARP7 gene encoding la-related protein 7 translates to MTGIENETVRDKAMQEENTEQKKEREKKKRSRVKQVLSDIAKQVDFWFGDVNLHKDKFLREQIEKSRDGYVDISLLVSFNKMKKLTTDGKLIARAVKSSSVVELDLEGTRIRRRQPLGEQPKDVDSRTVYVELLPKNVNHSWIERVFGKCGNVVYVSIPRYKSSGDPKGFAFVEFETREQADKAIEFLNNPPEEAPRKPGIFPRTVKNKPVPALNTNECCVVEEKKKKKKKKSKMKKESSIQSAAESKEPNMDTTAEQINKSKRHRTTSESLETEVSGVHRQPSKKEKKKCDRTESSALTEESGLGKRKRSNSGEVEALSTKVKKTAQKDDVHSAKEETTEDQKDSKETTTEEEKEGEKKDTSLSKSKRKHKKKHKERHKMGEEVIPLRVLSKSEWMDLKQEYLALQKASMASLKKTMSQIKSECAEKMETDSGVQKDPQTKNVKSTNEDSGTPEKANTMGPQFVSGVIVKIISTEPLPGRKHIKDTLAMVADVAYVDMLEGDTECHVRLKTPEDAQIVMKTHKEVQIKNNWKLEVLSGDHEQRYWQKILVDRQAKLNQPREKKRGTEKLIAKAERMRLEKTQEASKHIRFCEDD